One Rhizobiales bacterium GAS188 DNA window includes the following coding sequences:
- a CDS encoding Methyltransferase domain-containing protein, whose product MSQGLALQPTPENVREYWNRRPCNIRHSRQEVGSRAYFDEVEERKYFVEPHIPGFAQFDRWKGKKVLEVGCGIGTDAVNFARAGADYTAVELSDKSLELARQRFKLFGLKGNFIACNAEKLSSHVDASGFDLVYSFGVIHHTPDQRAVVEQVRRVIKDDGEFRMMLYAQNSWKQAMIDAGFDQPEAQSGCPLATAYTEDMVHGLTDGLFKVVETRQAHIFPYVVEKYVKYEYEVQPWFAAMPKAMFEALEQRFGWHLLITARPA is encoded by the coding sequence ATGTCTCAAGGTTTAGCGCTGCAACCGACGCCTGAGAATGTGCGCGAATATTGGAACAGGCGGCCGTGCAATATTCGACATTCTCGGCAGGAAGTTGGTTCGCGGGCTTATTTCGACGAGGTTGAGGAACGTAAGTATTTCGTCGAGCCACATATTCCAGGCTTTGCGCAGTTCGACAGGTGGAAGGGCAAGAAAGTCCTTGAAGTTGGCTGTGGCATTGGAACCGACGCGGTCAATTTTGCTCGGGCGGGCGCCGACTACACGGCCGTTGAGCTGTCGGACAAGAGCCTTGAACTTGCTCGTCAACGTTTTAAGCTGTTCGGGCTGAAGGGCAACTTCATTGCCTGCAACGCGGAAAAGCTCTCGAGCCATGTCGATGCTTCAGGCTTCGATCTCGTCTATTCGTTCGGCGTCATTCACCACACGCCCGACCAGCGCGCCGTTGTCGAGCAAGTGCGGCGTGTCATCAAGGATGACGGCGAGTTCCGGATGATGCTCTATGCCCAGAACTCCTGGAAGCAAGCCATGATCGATGCTGGCTTCGACCAACCCGAAGCTCAGAGCGGATGTCCGCTCGCAACGGCCTACACCGAAGACATGGTGCACGGCCTGACGGATGGCTTGTTTAAGGTTGTCGAGACGCGCCAGGCACATATCTTCCCTTACGTCGTGGAGAAATACGTCAAATACGAATATGAGGTGCAGCCCTGGTTCGCGGCGATGCCGAAGGCGATGTTCGAGGCGCTCGAGCAGCGGTTCGGCTGGCATCTCTTGATCACGGCTCGACCCGCCTGA